The following proteins are encoded in a genomic region of Mustela erminea isolate mMusErm1 chromosome 3, mMusErm1.Pri, whole genome shotgun sequence:
- the MARCOL gene encoding MARCO-like protein, whose translation MEPSGSFLLLVSMAYLFIFTASSTQILKTNVFKPQEGPEPAFILERKNEANPQGEQQESNQQGGSNTQGKQATFSLQGQTGYSNQPGKPGNFNKQERPGILHQPGSLQGNSGGSNSKDNAEASNEQGKPGSSSQQGHPGSSNQQGRPESSGQQGYPGSSSQQGCPGSSGQQGYPGSSSQQRGTGSSSQQGGAGSSSQQGGSISSDPQRRPGWSNQQGKSRSFYNQEERKNVGNPLNANIMEIQTGKTSSKN comes from the exons CGTCTTCAAcccaaattttgaaaacaaatgtttttaagccACAGGAGGGTCCAGAACCTGCGTttattcttgaaagaaaaaatgaagctaaCCCTCAAGGAGAACAACAGGAATCTAATCAGCAAGGAGGTAGCAACACACAAGGAAAACAAGCAACATTTAGCCTGCAAGGACAAACAGGGTATTCTAACCAGCCAGGGAAACCAGGGAATTTTAATAAGCAAGAAAGGCCAGGAATTCTCCATCAGCCTGGGAGTCTGCAAGGGAATTCAGGAGGCTCTAATTCAAAAGACAATGCTGAAGCTTCTAATGAACAAGGAAAACCAGGATCTTCTAGCCAGCAAGGGCATCCAGGGTCATCTAACCAGCAAGGGCGTCCAGAGTCATCCGGCCAGCAAGGGTATCCAGGGTCATCCAGCCAGCAAGGGTGTCCAGGGTCATCCGGCCAGCAAGGGTATCCAGGGTCATCCAGCCAGCAGAGGGGTACAGGGTCGTCTAGCCAGCAAGGGGGTGCAGGCTCATCTAGCCAGCAAGGGGGTTCAATTTCATCTGACCCACAAAGAAGACCAGGATGGTCTAACCAACAAGGGAAATCAAGGTCTTTTTacaatcaagaagaaagaaaaaatgtaggcAACCCTTTGAATGCCAATATAATGGAGATTCAG ACTGGAAAAACCAGCAGCAAGAAC